From the genome of Hymenobacter sp. PAMC 26628, one region includes:
- a CDS encoding ABC transporter ATP-binding protein, with protein sequence MELELRHLSKSFGPKTVLRDVSLTARTGYCVGVLGRNGAGKSTLFNLLTNVLLPSQGQIIIDGAGLGETFPVAVKHRMGALVNQGYLVEELTAEEYLQFVARIYALPDAQARIASLLGHLLEDYDTVHRKRLSTFSTGMKQRVAIASCLLHRPELLILDEPFNGLDVFAADRVLGLLRSYQPQALTFVSSHNLAHIEQLATHLLVIDESEVKFWGTMEGFAHGERAALGDALLQLLHPATNQAQDLTWLTAQR encoded by the coding sequence ATGGAATTAGAACTACGCCACCTCTCCAAATCCTTTGGGCCCAAAACCGTGCTGCGCGACGTCAGCCTGACGGCCCGCACTGGCTACTGCGTGGGCGTGCTGGGCCGCAACGGCGCCGGCAAAAGCACACTCTTCAACCTGCTTACCAACGTACTGCTGCCCAGCCAGGGCCAGATTATTATCGATGGCGCGGGGCTGGGCGAAACCTTCCCCGTGGCCGTGAAGCACCGCATGGGGGCCCTCGTCAACCAAGGCTATTTGGTGGAAGAGCTCACGGCCGAGGAGTACTTACAGTTCGTAGCCCGCATCTACGCGCTGCCCGATGCCCAGGCCCGCATTGCCAGCCTGCTGGGCCACCTGCTCGAAGACTACGACACTGTGCACCGCAAGCGCCTGAGTACGTTCTCTACCGGCATGAAGCAGCGCGTGGCCATTGCCTCGTGCCTGCTGCACCGCCCCGAGCTATTGATTCTCGACGAGCCCTTCAACGGCCTCGACGTGTTTGCCGCCGACCGCGTGCTGGGCCTGCTGCGCAGCTACCAGCCGCAGGCCCTCACCTTCGTCTCGTCGCACAACCTGGCCCACATCGAGCAGCTGGCCACCCACTTACTAGTGATTGACGAGAGCGAAGTGAAATTCTGGGGCACGATGGAAGGGTTCGCGCACGGCGAGCGCGCCGCCCTCGGCGATGCCCTGCTCCAGCTGCTGCACCCGGCCACCAACCAAGCCCAGGACCTAACATGGCTGACCGCGCAACGCTAG
- the prmA gene encoding 50S ribosomal protein L11 methyltransferase produces MDFIELTVEAPRELADILVAELGEVGFDTFEDNDAGFCAYTTEAAFDPDGVAEIMARYEALGELSHAHRVITRQNWNAEWEKNFQPLIIAERVSVRAPFHPQPAGVDYDIVIMPRMSFGTGHHETTALMIENQLDIDHRGLRVLDMGCGTGILAIMAEMLGARQVLAVDVEPWTVENAADNAAENQCRTIECRLGGVEVLAGEAPFDLILANINRNVLLEDMHAYAALLPSGKPILFSGFYEEDLDKIKNEATRHGLVYQRHRTLRSWVSAIFVKA; encoded by the coding sequence ATGGACTTTATTGAACTGACCGTTGAGGCCCCCCGCGAGCTGGCCGACATCCTGGTGGCCGAGCTGGGCGAAGTGGGCTTCGACACCTTCGAAGACAACGACGCCGGCTTCTGCGCCTACACCACCGAGGCCGCGTTCGACCCCGACGGCGTGGCCGAAATCATGGCCCGCTACGAGGCCCTGGGCGAACTGAGCCACGCGCACCGCGTTATCACCCGCCAAAACTGGAACGCCGAGTGGGAGAAAAACTTCCAGCCGCTCATCATCGCCGAGCGGGTGTCGGTGCGGGCCCCGTTTCACCCCCAGCCCGCGGGCGTCGATTACGACATCGTGATTATGCCGCGCATGTCGTTCGGCACGGGCCACCACGAAACCACGGCCCTGATGATTGAAAACCAGCTCGATATCGACCACCGCGGGCTGCGCGTGCTCGACATGGGCTGCGGCACGGGCATCCTGGCCATCATGGCCGAAATGCTGGGGGCCCGCCAGGTGCTGGCCGTCGACGTGGAGCCCTGGACCGTAGAAAACGCCGCCGACAACGCCGCCGAAAACCAGTGCCGCACCATCGAGTGCCGCCTGGGCGGGGTGGAAGTGCTGGCCGGCGAAGCGCCCTTCGACCTCATCCTGGCCAACATTAACCGCAACGTGCTGCTCGAAGACATGCACGCCTACGCCGCCCTGCTGCCCAGCGGCAAACCCATTCTATTCAGCGGCTTCTACGAGGAAGACTTGGATAAAATAAAGAATGAAGCGACGCGCCACGGCCTCGTTTACCAGCGCCACCGCACCCTGCGGAGCTGGGTATCGGCAATTTTTGTGAAAGCTTGA